The sequence CAGAACCGCTTGTCATATCCATAAGATGGGCTTTTCCGATTACTCCACTAAGCCCCATTCCACTGGCCACTCCTTTTCCGAAGGTTATAAAATCGGGTTCTACTTCAAACCACTCGCTTGCAAACCACTTTCCAGTTCTTCCAATCCCCGTCTGCACTTCATCCATTGCCAAGAGGATTCCATGATCATCAAGCACTTTCTTGAGCTCTTTGAAGAAGTTATCGGGTGGAACTACTATTCCAGCATCTCCTTGAATAGGCTCAGCTAAGAGCATGCCCACTTCATCAGGGGGCACAACATGTGCGAAAATATAGTTCTCAAGGTAATCCAAGAAGGCATTTATCAGCTCATCAGGCTCTTCGTATCCATCTATCCTCCATGGGTTCCTATAGGGGTTTGGATATGGAACCCAGACTACGTTTGGAACTAATGGGTGGAAGCCTCTTTTTTGTGAGCTCTGAAAAGCGGCGACAGAGGTTGCTCCGTAAGTTTGCCCATGATATGCTCCAATAAACGCTATAATCCATGGTCTTCTTGTTGCAAAGCGGGCAACTTTCATAAGCAAGTCAATTGAATCACTTCCGCTTAACCCAAAGAGTATTTTTGGGTTCTCTATTGGAGACTTCTCAGCCAAAATTTCCGCAACTTCTATCGCTCTTTTGCTGTAAGTGTAGCCAATCATCGAGTGCTGTATTTTTGAGACCTGCTCCTGCACTTCTTTGACCAACTTGGGGTGAGCATAGCCCGTTGAAGCTGCAGCGGCTCCAGCTAAAAAGTCTATAAAAACATTGCCATCCACGTCCTCTATCAAAGCTCCATAACCCCTCTCCGGCACAACGGGAAAGAGCTTAACCCCTAAACCTTGAGAAACTACCTTTTTCTCCCTATCTACCAGTTCCTTGGCTTTTGGTCCAGGCGGAGTAACAACAAGCTTTGGATACTCCATTCAGATCACCTCCACAAACGATAAAAAGTTAAAGAAAAGTCATGGATTCTTGGAAACAAAATCATCTGTGTACCGTTTGATAACTGGAGCCAATAGCAAGAGTCCGATGAGGTTTGGTATTGCCATAAGTCCGTTCATCATGTCTGAGAACGTCCATACGTTTTCAAGGGCTGTTGTGGCACCTATGAATATGAAGACAACGAAGAGCAGGTTGTACACTAAGTGAAGCTTTGGATACAACCTTGCGAACTTCTCTGGGTCGCCCTCGATCCATTTTGCAAGGTACATGATGTTCTGTCTGCCATAGAATGACCACGCGAGCACTGTAGAGTAAGCGAAGAATATAACGCCTATGACCACCATAACTTCACCTATGTGTCCAAACGCCCTAGCGAAGGCTTCCTGTGTTAGAGGGGTGCTTGTCTTTCCGGATTGCCAAGCTCCGGTTGCTACAATTGAGATACCTGTGAGGGTACAAATAATAAGCGTGTCAATGAGTGGACCAAGCATTCCTACGTGAGCCTGTCTTGATGGGTGATCTGTCCTTGCTGCAGCGTGTGCAAGTGTAGCAGTTCCAAGACCAGCTTCGTTGGAAAAGAGACCTCTGGCTACGCCCCATCTTATGACTGTACCAATCGCACCGCCGGCAACTGCCTTTCCTGTGAATGCATCCTCAAAGACAAGGGCAATTGCACTTGGCAACTGCCCCGCGTATTTTATCCATACGCCAACTGCGAAAACGAAGTAGATTATTGCCATGAATGGAACTAATCCCTCTGTGAATTCACCAATTCTCTTAATTCCACCCACAATAACTATGAAGGTTATGAACGCAAAGAACGCTCCAGTTACCCAGTACGGTACATTAAAGGCTTGCTTCATTCCCAATGCTAGGGAGTTTGCTTGTGTCATGTTTCCAATTCCAAAAGCTGATATTGCCGCAAATAGGGCGAACAATATTGCAAGGGTTTTGCCAAGAGTCGGAAGTGAGCGACCGGCTAATAGGTAAAGTGCCAGTATGAGGAAGAGAACTGCAATTATAATAGCTAATATCATTAGACTTCCGCTTAGTTTGGTGGCCTCATATCCAATAAACAGAGCAAACAGCATTACAAATATTCCGGCTATGGTTCTCCAAGTGGGTGAGATTTCCTCTTCAGAGAGGCCTCTTTCAAGGAAGTTGAAAGTTCCACCAATCATTGTGCCGTCCGGCAGTTTGCTTCTAAATGCCACACCCAAAAGAGCTTCTGAATACCTTGTTGCCATTCCCACTAACGCTGTAACCCACATCCAAAATAGGGCGCCAGGCCCACCAGAGGCTATAGCAGTTGCAACACCTGCAATGTTTCCTATACCAACGGTTCCGGCAATAGTTGCCGTTAAAGCTTGGAAAGGGGTAATGTCACCTTCACCTTGCTTTTTTCTTCCCTCAAAAAGTGTGAACTTTATAGCCCAGCCAAGTCTGCGGAACTGTATGCCCCTAAGATATAATGTTAGCAACAGCCCTGTACCTACAAGCAAAATCATTATTGGGGGGCCCCAGACCATGCCATCAAGCCAGTTTATAAAGTCCATAATGGCACTCATTCTAGCACCTCCGGATGCATTATAGCATTAAAATTAACGGCAAAGAATTATTTAAGACTTTTGAGTACATTTATGAACTTCGATGAAATGAAATTAAAGAAAAGAGTGCTACAAGTGAACGTATTTTCAAAGGTTTTATAAAACTAAATGAAAGATTACCAGAATTTCCCGTGTTCTTCTCTGGGAATTGGACACAGAACTATCCTTCTTGCCCACAAACAATCTCCACAGCTTGGTACGTTTCCCCAGCAGTCCATTTTTGAACCCTTGGCATAGTCACAAGCGTCAACTACTGGACAATCAGTGCACGATGGGTAGAGAGAGTTTCTAACACTGAATCTAAACCATGTATATCCCCTGCTAGTCCATATTTCTTTCAAGGATTTTTCTTTTACATTGCCGAAAGAATAAGCCTCGACTCTCTTCTGCCTTCCAAAGATGTATTCTGGATACGTGTGAAGGAATCGGTAACACGGGACAACTTCCCCGTCCCATCTAACTACCGCAACGTTGTTTTCAACAAAATCGCAGTGTCTTTCGGTTCTAAGTTTAAATTCTGGCATTTTAACAAGAAATCCGCGGTATATTTGGGGATAAACCTTCAAGAGGATCTCGCTTATGTCAACGCTTCCGTCGTAGATTATGCTCTCTGCATGCTCTGGTGTAATTGGCATTAGATTCGAGAAAAGCAGGACATCTATGTTGAACTGAGAAAGATACTTTACAAGCTCTGCCATTTGAGTGTAGTTCTCCTTTGTCAAAACTACCTCAACCCCGATGTGTGGAATCTCTGTCTTTTCTCTTCTCTTTATTTCGGCAAATTTTTTGAGCCGTTCAATGGTAACGCTTGGCATTATATGTCCCAATCTCATTGGCTGTGTTGGAATGGCATCTAGGGAAATATATATCAAATCAACCCTAAGCTTTACAAGCTCCTCAATTAGCTCATCGGTAAGAAGAAACCCGTTTGTTGAAATGCCTACGGCATATCCTCTCCTTTTTACCTCTTTTACCATATCCATAAAACGGGGATGGACGAGAGGCTCGCCAATACCCCCAAAATACACCATCTTTAAGTTGGGAAACTCCTTCGCATCATCCAAAATTTTCAAGAAGAGGTCGTAGTCCATGTCCCCTTCTTCATCTTCCCAGTACTGTTTAAAACACATTTCACATCTAAGATTACAGCGGTTCGTTATTTCAAGGTAAAGGTATTTCATATCGGGAGCCTTGGGTATGAGAATCTTGGCATTGTCCCAGTGGAATTTGTGCATTTAACCGCCCCCAACAGGCGGGAATATGCTCACAACGTCGTCGTCTTTGAGTTTGGTGTTAAGCTTCTCTAGATGTTCAATATTCTTCCCATTAACGAGGATAATGGCTCCTTTTTCAAGTTCTTTTTTCATTTCAGGATATTTGCTGTATAACTTTTCTAGTAGCTCTCCAACAGTGCTGGCCTGAACTTCCAGCTCGTTCTTTCCTATAATATTCTTTAAAGTAGCAAAAACTTTCACTTTCACCATTTTTACTCACCCAAAAATAAAATGGGAGAAGAGTCAATAATACTTGTCCAAGCCGAGCTCCTTAAGCTTCTCCTCGGTTGGATATCCTTTCTCGTCCCAACCTCTAAGCTTGTAGTACTTTGGAAGTATTTCGTGAAGCCTTACGACGTGTCCTTTGTTTGGTCCTTCTGGCATTGGCTCTTCTAATAAGCGCTTGGGTAGTGTGTCGTCCTTTTCTGGAACTAAGCCAGCTTTGAGGTTGAAGATTCTCTCAAGGTTCCATACTCTTTCTCCTGCCTTAAGCCACTCATCAGTCGTAAGCTCAAAGCCTGTTGCTGCGTTTAACATCTCTGCATAGTCCTCAGCTCCAAGTGCAAAGCTTGTAAAGAGGCACAGTCCAGAGGAGTCTATGACTGCAGTTAAGTCTTGGAATATCTTAACCCACTTGGCCTTCTCCTCGCTTACATCGTGGGGGTCAAGTTTCACTGGAACGCCGAGGATTTCTGGGCTGATCATGTAACCCCTAACGTGACATCCACCTCTGTTTGATGTCGCATAGGTAACTGCATGCCCCTCTGCACCTCTGGGATCATATGCTGGAAGCTCCTGCTTCTTAACGCTCATTGAGTACTCTGGGTGTCCATAGCTCTCAGCCAAGCGGTAGCTTCCTTCTGCAAGCTTGTCACCAAAGCCTTCTCTCTTCGCAATCTTCTCAATGTAATAGTGAAGAACTTCACTGTTACCAAACCTCAATGGTGGCGCATCTCCAAGCTCCTCCTGTTTTATGATGCCCTTCTCATAGAGCTCCATAGCTGCGGCGATTGTTGCGCCGGTTGAGATCGTGTCAAGACCGAAGTCGTCACAGAGGTGATTTGCAATTACTATGCTTGCCAGGTCGTTTATGCCACAGTCTGCACCGAGCGCCCATATGCTTTCATATTCGGGCCCCTCGGTAATTCCTACGGCTGGGTGGTATGTGACTCTTCCACAGCCGATTGGACAGGCAAAGCATGGTTGGTTTCTTACCAAGTACTTTGCAGCCAGAGCCTCACCGCTCTGCTCGTGGGCATATTTGAATACTCCAGTTTGGAAGTTGTACGTTGGGTAAAGGCCGTTTTCGTTGATTATGTTAACCAGAACTGCGGTTCCATACTGTGGAAGTCCTCCACCAGTAATTGGATTCTCCTTTATCTTCTTTATCTTCTCCTTAACTACGCTCATGAACTTTTCTTTGTCGGCAAGTTCAACTTGTCTTTTTGTTCCCTTAACTACGACAGCCTTCAAGTTCTTGCTTCCCATCACTGCACCTACTCCACTTCTTCCAGCTGCTCTGTGCTTGTCGTTCATTATGTTGGCGAATCTAACCAATTTTTCTCCCGCAGGACCTATACAGGCAACTCTTGCATTCTTGTCACCAAACTCCTCGAGAAGCTTGTCGGTAGTTTCTCCAACTCTCTTACCCCATAAGTGAGAAGCGTCCTTAATTTCTACGTCTTCGTCTTTTATGCTTATGTATACTGGGTGGTCTGCTTTTCCTTCGATAATGAGCATATCATAGCCCGCATACTTAAGTTCTGGCCCAAAGAAGCCGCCTGAGTTGCTTGAGGCTATAAATCCTGTTAGTGGAGACTTTGTGATTACCATGTATCTGCCGCCTGTTGGGGCAGTTGTTCCGGTCAAAGGTCCGGTAGCGAAGATTAATTTGTTGTCCGGACTGAATGGGTCAACTTTTGGGTCTATTTCTTCCAAAAGAATCTTTGATGCAAGACCTCTGCCACCGATAAAGTTCTTTGCATCTTCTTCCTTAAGTTCTTCCACCTTTATTTCTCCTGTTGTTAAGTTCACTCTCAATATTTTTCCCATGTACCCAAACATAAAGCAACACCTCAAACAAATGTCAATATATAATTGCACTTTTTTGATTATAAAACTTGACGAAAACAAAACAATTTTCAAAAGAGGAGAATGTTAAACAATAATATTCACACGGAGGATGTAAATATTGAATAAACTTTTATCATGAACCTTTGCCAATGAATATGTGTTCACTAGCTATGAGTTTCTACTTTTTCGCACCAAATGTACTGTAGCGAAAACTCTAACGTGGGTTACCACTGCCAGTATGATAAAAATCCATTCTATTTTTCCTATCAGACAAAGAACCATCGTTATGAATGTCCTTTCATCCCTCTTTCCGAAAAGATATTTCATTTGGGGAACCGCTTTATATATGTCAACAGAATATTCACCTTTGTAACGCTCTGTTGAGTAGCTTACCATGGCGGATCCGAAGAGAGCCAGGGATACTATTGCCCACTCCCATATGTCCGGATTTAAATGGAGGGCAAGTGCCAACAGCACGAAAAAGTCGATGTAGCGGTCTAAAATAGAATCGAAATATCCTCCAAACTTGCTTGTTTTCATCGCAGCCCTCGCTATCTCTCCATCGACTCCGTCGAGAATTGAATTCAGCTGATACAACACTCCACCGAGAGAAGGGCTAAAGAAAGCGACAACAGCCGCAACTATACCCACGACAAAGGAGAGTATCGTCATGTGAATCGGTTCAACATAATCAACGAGAATTTCACTAATCTTTGTGGATATCTTCCTGTTTAAATACCTCGATACAATTCCATCCCCACTACCTTTTACGGCATTTTTTATCAAGAATTTCTTGGCTTTTTTGATGTCTTCCGGCGTGTCAATATCCATCCAGAAGAGACCGCTTACCTCACTTACTTCCAATTGTGCTTCTTTAACGATTTCAGACAATTCCAAACTATCTTTTTCTTGAAGTAGTTTTTCGATGACATTAAATATTTCCGCTTCGAGGACAAAGAATCCAGTGTCCAAGGCGTCATATTCTTTTAGGTTCTTTCCAATGTCCTTTACCCTTCCGTTTTCTATTTTTACTTTTGTGGCTTCTTCTTTATCTGTGAACTTCCCTTCCCTATCAACAATGAGCCCCTTACCTTTCAGGGCCTCTCTGATAAACGCCTCTTCATAGATATGGTCGCTCATTACTAAAACGAACTTCTCCGAAACATACGGACGAGCAAGATAGAGGCTGTAACCATTTCCCTTCTCAGGGGAATTGTTGATCACAAGCTGATATCTGAAGTTGTTTTTCTTTAGAAACTCTTCAAACTTATCTTTGTATAGCGGATTAGTAACGATCACAAACTCCTCAATTCCTTCGTTCTCAAGAGTTTTCATAGTTCTGTAAAGTATTTCCCGCCCTGCAACCTTTATTAGTCCTTTCGGGGTTTTACTGCTGAGTTTCCCCATCCGAGTTCCTAACCCGGCCGCTAAAATTACCGCCTTCATCTTGCATCCTTAGTGTCGTTATTTTTTGTTTTCTAAAAGTTTTTGGTATTTTTCAAGCAGGTTTTTGCGTTAAGATGTACATCGAAAGAATTAAAAGCATCACATAGGTTTAATATCTACAGGTGAACAACAATGGCTGAGGAAATATTTCAAAACGATACCATAAAACAAATTTTGGGCCACTATAGGAAGATATGGGCAATTGGACATGCTCAGAGTGTTCTTGGGTGGGATATGGAAGTAAATATGCCCAAAATGGGGATAACAGAAAGAAGCACCGCCCAAGGAGAACTTTCAGTTTTATCCCACAACTTTATGCTGGAACCAAAGTTCGTTGAGCTGGTAGAGAAGGCAGCAGGAGAAGAGCTGAACGATTACGAGAGAGGAGTCGTCAGAGTACTACAAAGGGAAATAAAAATAGCAAAGGCGTTCCCACCGGAGTTCGTTAGGGAGCTAAGCGAGGTCAGGAGCAAGGCAACCATGGCGTGGGCTGAAGCAAAAGAAAAGGACGATTTCAAGAAGTTTGAACCTTGGTTAGATAGAATAATAGAGCTCTCAAAGAAGGCAGCAGAGTACCTCGGATACGACGAATACCCATACGATGCCCTTCTCGATCTCTATGAAGAGGGCCTAAGAACAAGGGACTTAGAGCCAATATTTGGAAAGCTGGAGAAAGAGCTGAAACCAATTCTTGATAAAATACTCGAAGAAGGCAATGTTCCTAGAGAACACCCCTTAGAGAAAGAAGAATACGACATTGAAGCCATGAAAAAGGTCAACTTGAAGGTCCTTGAGCTTCTGGGATACCCCTTGAGAACAAGAGGACGCTTGGATGTTTCACCGCACCCGTTCACTACAGGGTTCGGAATACACGATGTGAGAATTACAACGCGCTACGAGGGCTTTGACTTCAGAAGAACTCTCTTAGCAGTAGTTCACGAATTCGGTCACGCACTGTATGAGCTCCAGGTAGATGAGAGGTTCATGTTCTCCCCAATAGCTGGCGGCGTTTCCCTTGGAATCCACGAAAGCCAGAGCAGATTCTGGGAGAACATCATCGGAAGAACCAGAGAATTCGCGAGACTAATTTATCCGATCCTCAAGGAAAACCTTCCATTTATGTCAAAATATACAGAGGAAGACCTTTACAGCTACTTCAACATAGTTAGGCCAGATTTCATAAGGGTAGAGGCCGATGAAGTAACCTACAACATGCACATTATCTTGAGATACAAACTTGAGAAGCTCATGGTAAACGAAGATGTCAAAGCCAGTGAACTCCCAGAGCTCTGGAACGACGAGATGGAGAGGCTTTTGGGCATAAGACCAAAGAACTACAAAGAGGGAATCCTCCAAGACATCCACTGGGCTCATGGAACAGTCGGTTACTTCCCCACTTACAGCCTCGGGACACTCTTAGCGACACAAA comes from Thermococcus aggregans and encodes:
- a CDS encoding acetyl ornithine aminotransferase family protein, giving the protein MEYPKLVVTPPGPKAKELVDREKKVVSQGLGVKLFPVVPERGYGALIEDVDGNVFIDFLAGAAAASTGYAHPKLVKEVQEQVSKIQHSMIGYTYSKRAIEVAEILAEKSPIENPKILFGLSGSDSIDLLMKVARFATRRPWIIAFIGAYHGQTYGATSVAAFQSSQKRGFHPLVPNVVWVPYPNPYRNPWRIDGYEEPDELINAFLDYLENYIFAHVVPPDEVGMLLAEPIQGDAGIVVPPDNFFKELKKVLDDHGILLAMDEVQTGIGRTGKWFASEWFEVEPDFITFGKGVASGMGLSGVIGKAHLMDMTSGSALLTPAANPVISAAAYATLRIIEEENLLENALKVGEFIKKRLLEMKESYDVIGDVRGKGLMIGAEIVKPNTNVPDPELTGKICWRAFELGLILPSYGMFGNVIRITPPLVITKEIAEKGLDIMEQALKDALAGKVKHKTVTWH
- a CDS encoding alanine/glycine:cation symporter family protein, which produces MSAIMDFINWLDGMVWGPPIMILLVGTGLLLTLYLRGIQFRRLGWAIKFTLFEGRKKQGEGDITPFQALTATIAGTVGIGNIAGVATAIASGGPGALFWMWVTALVGMATRYSEALLGVAFRSKLPDGTMIGGTFNFLERGLSEEEISPTWRTIAGIFVMLFALFIGYEATKLSGSLMILAIIIAVLFLILALYLLAGRSLPTLGKTLAILFALFAAISAFGIGNMTQANSLALGMKQAFNVPYWVTGAFFAFITFIVIVGGIKRIGEFTEGLVPFMAIIYFVFAVGVWIKYAGQLPSAIALVFEDAFTGKAVAGGAIGTVIRWGVARGLFSNEAGLGTATLAHAAARTDHPSRQAHVGMLGPLIDTLIICTLTGISIVATGAWQSGKTSTPLTQEAFARAFGHIGEVMVVIGVIFFAYSTVLAWSFYGRQNIMYLAKWIEGDPEKFARLYPKLHLVYNLLFVVFIFIGATTALENVWTFSDMMNGLMAIPNLIGLLLLAPVIKRYTDDFVSKNP
- a CDS encoding tungsten cofactor oxidoreductase radical SAM maturase; the protein is MHKFHWDNAKILIPKAPDMKYLYLEITNRCNLRCEMCFKQYWEDEEGDMDYDLFLKILDDAKEFPNLKMVYFGGIGEPLVHPRFMDMVKEVKRRGYAVGISTNGFLLTDELIEELVKLRVDLIYISLDAIPTQPMRLGHIMPSVTIERLKKFAEIKRREKTEIPHIGVEVVLTKENYTQMAELVKYLSQFNIDVLLFSNLMPITPEHAESIIYDGSVDISEILLKVYPQIYRGFLVKMPEFKLRTERHCDFVENNVAVVRWDGEVVPCYRFLHTYPEYIFGRQKRVEAYSFGNVKEKSLKEIWTSRGYTWFRFSVRNSLYPSCTDCPVVDACDYAKGSKMDCWGNVPSCGDCLWARRIVLCPIPREEHGKFW
- a CDS encoding ubiquitin-like small modifier protein 1, giving the protein MVKVKVFATLKNIIGKNELEVQASTVGELLEKLYSKYPEMKKELEKGAIILVNGKNIEHLEKLNTKLKDDDVVSIFPPVGGG
- a CDS encoding aldehyde ferredoxin oxidoreductase family protein, with the protein product MFGYMGKILRVNLTTGEIKVEELKEEDAKNFIGGRGLASKILLEEIDPKVDPFSPDNKLIFATGPLTGTTAPTGGRYMVITKSPLTGFIASSNSGGFFGPELKYAGYDMLIIEGKADHPVYISIKDEDVEIKDASHLWGKRVGETTDKLLEEFGDKNARVACIGPAGEKLVRFANIMNDKHRAAGRSGVGAVMGSKNLKAVVVKGTKRQVELADKEKFMSVVKEKIKKIKENPITGGGLPQYGTAVLVNIINENGLYPTYNFQTGVFKYAHEQSGEALAAKYLVRNQPCFACPIGCGRVTYHPAVGITEGPEYESIWALGADCGINDLASIVIANHLCDDFGLDTISTGATIAAAMELYEKGIIKQEELGDAPPLRFGNSEVLHYYIEKIAKREGFGDKLAEGSYRLAESYGHPEYSMSVKKQELPAYDPRGAEGHAVTYATSNRGGCHVRGYMISPEILGVPVKLDPHDVSEEKAKWVKIFQDLTAVIDSSGLCLFTSFALGAEDYAEMLNAATGFELTTDEWLKAGERVWNLERIFNLKAGLVPEKDDTLPKRLLEEPMPEGPNKGHVVRLHEILPKYYKLRGWDEKGYPTEEKLKELGLDKYY
- a CDS encoding bifunctional L-myo-inositol-1-phosphate cytidylyltransferase/CDP-L-myo-inositol myo-inositolphosphotransferase; this encodes MKAVILAAGLGTRMGKLSSKTPKGLIKVAGREILYRTMKTLENEGIEEFVIVTNPLYKDKFEEFLKKNNFRYQLVINNSPEKGNGYSLYLARPYVSEKFVLVMSDHIYEEAFIREALKGKGLIVDREGKFTDKEEATKVKIENGRVKDIGKNLKEYDALDTGFFVLEAEIFNVIEKLLQEKDSLELSEIVKEAQLEVSEVSGLFWMDIDTPEDIKKAKKFLIKNAVKGSGDGIVSRYLNRKISTKISEILVDYVEPIHMTILSFVVGIVAAVVAFFSPSLGGVLYQLNSILDGVDGEIARAAMKTSKFGGYFDSILDRYIDFFVLLALALHLNPDIWEWAIVSLALFGSAMVSYSTERYKGEYSVDIYKAVPQMKYLFGKRDERTFITMVLCLIGKIEWIFIILAVVTHVRVFATVHLVRKSRNS
- a CDS encoding carboxypeptidase M32, giving the protein MAEEIFQNDTIKQILGHYRKIWAIGHAQSVLGWDMEVNMPKMGITERSTAQGELSVLSHNFMLEPKFVELVEKAAGEELNDYERGVVRVLQREIKIAKAFPPEFVRELSEVRSKATMAWAEAKEKDDFKKFEPWLDRIIELSKKAAEYLGYDEYPYDALLDLYEEGLRTRDLEPIFGKLEKELKPILDKILEEGNVPREHPLEKEEYDIEAMKKVNLKVLELLGYPLRTRGRLDVSPHPFTTGFGIHDVRITTRYEGFDFRRTLLAVVHEFGHALYELQVDERFMFSPIAGGVSLGIHESQSRFWENIIGRTREFARLIYPILKENLPFMSKYTEEDLYSYFNIVRPDFIRVEADEVTYNMHIILRYKLEKLMVNEDVKASELPELWNDEMERLLGIRPKNYKEGILQDIHWAHGTVGYFPTYSLGTLLATQIRSYILKDIPDFYEKVANGEFAPIREWLREKVHKYGSVYPPKELLERSFGEGINPEYFISYIKEKYLG